A genomic stretch from Bacterioplanes sanyensis includes:
- a CDS encoding AI-2E family transporter: MASEESRFANHLVLTAAAAVIVIAGIKSAATVLVPFLLSVFIAVMTAPLMAWLTRHRVPSVLAVLLLMGAIVVIGMGLATFVGGTINSFYQDMPIYEQKLNALMQQGIVSLRGLGVEVADDLIKEYVDPAVVMKTVASVFNGLGGVLANTFLILFTVVFILLEASGFPDKVKRAFGEQTLAFAHFARFSQSVQQYLAIKTLVSLGTGVSIGVALSLLGVDYAPLWGLVAFLLNYIPNIGSIIAAVPAVLIALIQLGFGSALITAAIFVAANTLFGNVVEPRLMGRTLGLSTLVVFVSLVFWGWVLGPVGMLLSIPLTMVVKIAFETRPQTRWIATLLDH; encoded by the coding sequence ATGGCGTCGGAAGAATCACGCTTTGCCAATCATCTGGTGTTGACGGCCGCGGCGGCGGTGATTGTGATTGCTGGTATCAAAAGCGCGGCGACGGTTCTCGTACCTTTTTTACTGTCGGTATTTATCGCTGTGATGACGGCGCCGTTAATGGCTTGGCTGACACGTCACCGGGTGCCTAGCGTGCTGGCAGTGTTGTTGCTGATGGGCGCCATTGTGGTAATTGGTATGGGGCTGGCGACTTTTGTGGGCGGCACCATCAACTCGTTTTATCAGGACATGCCTATCTACGAGCAAAAACTCAACGCGCTGATGCAGCAAGGCATTGTCAGCCTGCGTGGGCTGGGCGTTGAGGTGGCCGATGACTTAATCAAGGAATACGTCGACCCGGCGGTGGTGATGAAAACCGTGGCGTCGGTGTTCAACGGCTTGGGCGGAGTGCTGGCCAACACCTTTTTAATCCTGTTTACCGTGGTGTTTATCTTGTTAGAGGCCTCGGGCTTTCCCGATAAGGTAAAGCGCGCATTTGGCGAGCAAACCTTGGCGTTCGCTCATTTCGCACGCTTTAGCCAGTCGGTGCAGCAGTATCTCGCCATCAAAACTCTGGTCAGCTTGGGTACTGGTGTCAGCATTGGTGTGGCGCTGTCGTTGCTGGGGGTGGATTACGCACCGTTGTGGGGGCTGGTCGCGTTCTTGCTGAATTACATCCCTAACATTGGCTCCATCATTGCCGCCGTGCCTGCGGTACTGATCGCGCTGATTCAGCTGGGCTTTGGTTCTGCATTGATTACAGCCGCAATTTTTGTCGCCGCCAATACGCTGTTTGGTAATGTGGTTGAGCCACGTTTGATGGGCCGCACTCTGGGCCTGTCGACCCTGGTGGTGTTTGTCTCCTTGGTGTTTTGGGGCTGGGTGCTGGGGCCGGTGGGTATGTTGCTGTCGATCCCATTGACCATGGTGGTGAAAATTGCTTTTGAAACTCGGCCGCAAACTCGTTGGATTGCCACCTTGCTGGACCACTAA
- a CDS encoding CidA/LrgA family protein translates to MPGLLILLACLIAGHLLNFLFALPVPAAILGMLILLAVLIVLGKTPAVLQHTTATLSPLLPLFLIPVSTGIVTQGDIIAEYGPTLLAILIISLIPGILVCGWIMGKGKLHD, encoded by the coding sequence ATGCCAGGATTGCTGATACTGCTGGCCTGTCTGATCGCCGGACATCTGTTAAATTTCTTGTTTGCATTGCCTGTTCCGGCTGCCATTTTAGGCATGCTGATTTTGCTGGCTGTACTCATCGTGCTTGGCAAGACGCCTGCGGTGCTGCAACACACCACTGCCACACTGTCGCCACTGTTGCCGTTATTTCTGATTCCCGTTAGCACTGGCATTGTCACCCAAGGCGACATCATCGCCGAATACGGGCCGACGTTGCTGGCAATTCTGATCATCAGTCTAATACCTGGCATCTTGGTCTGTGGCTGGATCATGGGCAAAGGCAAACTGCATGACTGA
- a CDS encoding LrgB family protein, with amino-acid sequence MTELLQLPLFWASMTIAAFVGGQQIYRLSGNSPWLPPILSSVTLLVGVLLITGTPYSTYMQGGSLLHVMLGPVIVMLAVPLYQYLHTMRRHWRRIALAIACGSATTIAVAVALTYWWIGDIPLSRTIATKTITTPVAVAVSEQVGGLAAMASAFVIVTGILGGLMAPPLLKLARRDQPHTVGLTLGICAHAIGTSRALELGQQQAAYAALAMTLTATLHALLLPSLLPWLI; translated from the coding sequence ATGACTGAGCTGCTGCAATTGCCATTGTTCTGGGCCAGCATGACCATTGCTGCCTTTGTTGGCGGCCAGCAGATTTACCGCCTCAGCGGTAACAGCCCCTGGCTGCCACCGATTTTGTCCAGCGTCACCTTGCTCGTCGGAGTATTGCTCATCACGGGAACACCTTACTCCACGTATATGCAAGGCGGTTCGCTGCTGCATGTGATGCTAGGGCCGGTGATTGTCATGCTGGCGGTGCCGCTGTATCAGTATTTGCACACCATGCGCCGTCACTGGCGTCGCATTGCTTTGGCCATCGCTTGTGGCAGCGCCACCACCATTGCTGTGGCCGTCGCTTTGACCTATTGGTGGATTGGTGACATTCCTCTAAGCCGCACCATCGCCACCAAAACCATCACCACGCCCGTGGCAGTGGCAGTAAGCGAGCAAGTAGGTGGCCTGGCGGCGATGGCGTCCGCCTTTGTCATTGTCACCGGCATTCTTGGTGGCCTGATGGCGCCGCCGCTGCTCAAACTCGCGCGCCGCGACCAGCCGCATACCGTGGGCCTAACGCTGGGTATTTGCGCTCACGCCATTGGCACCAGCCGAGCGCTGGAGCTTGGCCAGCAGCAGGCTGCCTACGCCGCGCTGGCGATGACCCTCACGGCCACCTTGCACGCCCTGTTGTTGCCATCACTTCTGCCGTGGCTGATTTAA
- a CDS encoding PAS domain-containing hybrid sensor histidine kinase/response regulator, translating to MRRRLSQLWLLALLSATSISILIVMLMLNQQIQQEYQSMALWSEELGNYARRQQAPPATLLQALTNQGYRVQLVRSDNDKVRVWVGNSQSLNLQTARQVLQSGNPEQGYRRIDGDLYLYRTSAVLPDAVVVIYRPMMDLYTGLVTMGISVLVVCIALLLVLFAVFRRLVQPLTQRLHRADLQHSMGWQHMSGIALQLTESHYILDASPRFKELYGAIDGKRFEAYLHQACEQRVQQCLQRALSQQQVIQFDCQLVNDHGEHKVWSLNARPVKHAGRRYLLLNGDDISQRSHSERKLLIEQQRLTTYFNAMQTLLVICDPAGVVLRINDQIRHLLELPDEQVLGRPLFSLLPRSHAERMRQQWQQMVAGEPPNEDLEYPIIAANGKSFLISWRITRVEGDNPNDDDFLLAGVDITVRTAQQQALTDANEKIREALQEAEAANRSKTIFLANMSHEIRTPMNGVLGAAELLQESTLDAEQAGYLDIITKSSHSLISIINDILDLSKIESGNLEIEFNDFNLHDLIQDLYQLFSDSARRKELALTSVYQAELPACWRGDMQRIRQVLTNLISNAIKFTETGQIHIEVSAAVLSETRYQVKMSVTDTGIGIAEDKLEHVFSAFRQADSSTSRRYGGTGLGLTISRRLAVAMQGDILVESKPGEGSKFCLSIPLTVGDARNVVAPSEPRKAQALRFKGQVLLAEDNPVNQKITLKILEKLGFDAEVAENGDIAINALRQRHFDLVLMDINMPVVDGIEATERIRDLGAPRSLVPILALTANAMMEDQERCLAAGMNGFVAKPIKPDRLADAIAKVAPSLRVDE from the coding sequence ATGAGGCGGCGATTGTCACAGTTGTGGCTGTTGGCATTATTGAGCGCCACCAGCATTTCGATCCTGATCGTGATGCTGATGCTCAACCAGCAAATCCAACAAGAGTACCAAAGCATGGCCTTGTGGTCGGAGGAGCTGGGTAACTACGCCCGCCGCCAGCAGGCCCCTCCGGCAACGTTATTGCAAGCCCTCACCAACCAGGGTTACCGCGTTCAGTTAGTGCGCAGCGATAACGACAAAGTACGCGTTTGGGTCGGCAACAGTCAGTCACTTAACTTGCAGACGGCGCGGCAAGTGCTGCAAAGCGGCAACCCAGAGCAAGGCTATCGCCGCATTGACGGCGACCTCTACTTGTATCGCACATCGGCGGTATTGCCCGATGCGGTCGTGGTCATTTATCGACCGATGATGGACCTCTACACCGGCTTGGTAACCATGGGCATTTCTGTGCTGGTGGTCTGCATTGCTCTGCTGCTGGTCTTGTTTGCCGTCTTTCGCCGCTTAGTGCAGCCTCTAACTCAACGACTGCATCGAGCCGACTTGCAGCACAGCATGGGCTGGCAGCACATGTCTGGCATTGCCCTGCAGCTCACCGAAAGCCACTACATTCTGGATGCCAGCCCGCGCTTTAAGGAGCTATACGGCGCCATCGATGGCAAGCGTTTTGAAGCGTATCTGCACCAAGCCTGTGAGCAGCGTGTGCAACAGTGCTTGCAACGCGCTCTGAGCCAGCAGCAGGTAATCCAATTTGATTGTCAGCTGGTCAATGACCATGGCGAGCACAAGGTTTGGAGCCTCAATGCACGGCCGGTAAAACACGCCGGTCGTCGGTATTTACTGCTCAACGGTGACGACATCAGCCAACGCTCGCACTCGGAACGTAAGTTGTTGATCGAGCAACAGCGCTTGACCACCTACTTTAACGCCATGCAAACCCTGCTGGTCATTTGCGACCCTGCGGGTGTGGTGCTGCGCATCAACGATCAAATTCGTCACCTGTTGGAGCTGCCAGATGAGCAAGTGCTCGGCCGACCGCTGTTCTCGTTATTGCCGCGCAGCCATGCCGAGCGCATGCGGCAACAGTGGCAGCAGATGGTGGCCGGCGAGCCGCCCAACGAAGATCTCGAATACCCCATCATCGCTGCCAATGGTAAGAGCTTTCTGATCAGTTGGCGCATCACCCGCGTTGAAGGCGACAACCCCAATGACGACGACTTCCTATTGGCCGGCGTCGACATTACAGTGCGCACCGCACAACAGCAGGCACTCACCGACGCCAATGAAAAAATCCGCGAAGCGCTGCAAGAAGCCGAGGCGGCCAACCGCAGCAAAACCATCTTTTTGGCCAATATGAGTCACGAAATTCGCACCCCGATGAACGGCGTACTGGGTGCGGCCGAGCTGTTGCAGGAATCCACACTGGATGCTGAGCAGGCCGGTTACCTGGATATCATCACCAAGTCCTCGCACTCACTGATCAGCATCATCAACGACATTCTGGACTTGTCGAAAATCGAATCGGGCAACCTGGAAATCGAGTTTAATGATTTTAACTTGCACGATCTGATCCAGGACCTCTATCAGCTGTTCAGTGACAGCGCTCGGCGCAAAGAGCTGGCCCTCACCAGTGTCTATCAGGCCGAGCTACCCGCTTGCTGGCGCGGCGATATGCAGCGCATTCGCCAGGTGCTCACCAACCTGATCAGTAACGCCATCAAGTTCACCGAAACCGGGCAGATCCATATAGAAGTCAGCGCCGCAGTACTGTCCGAGACGCGCTATCAGGTGAAGATGTCAGTCACGGATACCGGCATCGGCATCGCCGAAGATAAGCTGGAGCACGTCTTTTCCGCCTTTCGTCAAGCCGACAGCAGCACCAGCCGACGTTACGGAGGCACTGGCCTGGGATTGACCATCAGCCGTCGTCTGGCCGTGGCCATGCAAGGCGACATCTTGGTTGAATCCAAGCCCGGCGAAGGCAGCAAGTTTTGTTTATCGATTCCGCTGACCGTCGGCGATGCACGCAATGTCGTGGCCCCGAGCGAGCCGCGCAAAGCACAAGCGTTGCGTTTTAAAGGTCAGGTATTACTGGCAGAAGACAACCCGGTTAACCAGAAGATCACCTTAAAAATTCTGGAGAAACTTGGCTTTGACGCAGAGGTGGCAGAAAATGGCGACATCGCCATCAACGCATTGCGCCAGCGCCATTTTGATTTGGTGCTGATGGACATCAATATGCCAGTGGTCGATGGCATCGAAGCCACCGAAAGAATCCGCGATTTGGGCGCACCGCGCAGCTTGGTGCCCATTCTGGCTCTGACCGCCAACGCCATGATGGAGGATCAGGAGCGCTGCTTAGCCGCCGGTATGAACGGTTTTGTCGCCAAACCGATCAAACCCGATCGTTTGGCGGACGCTATTGCCAAAGTGGCGCCGTCATTGCGCGTTGACGAATAA
- the nudE gene encoding ADP compounds hydrolase NudE — MDKKPQILARHRLAETRLFRIESMDIRFSNGVERTYERLVPGGSGAVMMVAMFDDDRFAMIREYGGGVEDYTLTLPKGAIDLGESMRDACLRELQEEIGYGAREFIHLKKVSLSPSYMSGGIDLVLVRDLYESKLEGDEPEPLELVEWRLSELPELFARDDCNEGRVLAALSLVQQYLAGRYPGDPL; from the coding sequence ATGGATAAAAAACCTCAGATTCTTGCGCGTCATCGCTTGGCAGAGACGCGCTTGTTTCGCATCGAGTCGATGGACATTCGTTTCAGCAATGGCGTTGAGCGCACCTATGAACGGTTGGTGCCGGGCGGCTCTGGCGCGGTGATGATGGTAGCCATGTTTGATGACGACCGCTTTGCCATGATTCGCGAATACGGCGGTGGCGTGGAAGATTACACCCTGACCTTGCCTAAGGGTGCCATCGACTTAGGTGAAAGCATGCGTGATGCCTGCTTGCGTGAGCTGCAGGAAGAAATTGGCTACGGCGCGCGCGAGTTTATTCACCTGAAAAAAGTCAGCCTGTCGCCCAGTTACATGAGCGGGGGCATCGATTTGGTGCTGGTGCGTGATCTGTATGAATCCAAGCTTGAAGGTGACGAGCCTGAGCCATTGGAGCTGGTGGAGTGGCGTTTGAGTGAGTTGCCCGAGCTATTCGCGCGCGATGACTGCAATGAAGGTCGTGTGCTGGCGGCGCTGTCGCTAGTGCAACAGTATTTGGCAGGGCGCTACCCCGGCGACCCGTTGTAA
- the yrfG gene encoding GMP/IMP nucleotidase — MKASDWQQIDTVLLDMDGTLLDLHFDNYFWLQHLPQRYAEHHGLSTEAALTELNKSFTSLRGTLNWYCLDYWSELTGLDIIAMKRDLQHKIGFRPHVEDFLALLRQHSKRIVIATNAHRAGLALKLEQTGLDQLVDRIISSHDYREPKESQAFWQHLQREEPFDRERTLLIDDSQAVLESAARWGIRYLLTIYHPDSQQAPNRDSRFPGIDHFNELDIG, encoded by the coding sequence ATGAAGGCCTCAGATTGGCAACAAATCGACACCGTGCTGCTGGATATGGACGGCACCTTGCTCGATTTGCATTTCGACAACTATTTCTGGCTGCAGCATTTGCCGCAGCGCTATGCCGAGCATCACGGCCTCAGCACGGAAGCGGCTCTCACCGAGCTGAACAAGAGCTTTACCAGCCTGCGTGGCACCCTCAATTGGTATTGTCTGGATTATTGGTCCGAGCTGACCGGCCTCGACATCATCGCCATGAAGCGCGACCTGCAGCATAAGATTGGCTTTCGCCCCCATGTGGAAGACTTTCTGGCATTGCTGCGCCAGCATAGTAAGCGCATCGTCATCGCCACCAACGCCCATCGTGCTGGCTTGGCACTGAAGCTGGAGCAAACCGGCCTCGACCAGCTGGTCGACCGTATTATCAGCTCCCATGATTATCGTGAGCCCAAAGAAAGTCAGGCTTTCTGGCAGCATCTGCAACGCGAAGAGCCGTTTGATCGCGAGCGCACTCTGCTCATTGACGACAGCCAGGCTGTGTTAGAATCCGCCGCCCGCTGGGGCATTCGCTATTTGCTCACCATTTACCACCCAGACAGCCAGCAAGCGCCCAATCGTGATAGTCGCTTTCCTGGCATTGATCACTTTAACGAGTTGGATATTGGCTGA
- the hslR gene encoding ribosome-associated heat shock protein Hsp15: MSEQQDKVRLDKWLWAARFFKTRALAKNAIEGGKVHYDGQRCKVSKMVEQGATLTIRQGFDEKEVVVEAVSDQRRGAPQAQLLYSETPASIKRRMDDSERRKIMRASSLIPDHKPNKKERRDMRRFESKQEY; this comes from the coding sequence ATGAGCGAGCAACAAGACAAAGTCCGGCTGGACAAATGGCTGTGGGCGGCCCGTTTCTTTAAAACCCGCGCCTTGGCCAAAAATGCGATCGAGGGCGGCAAAGTCCATTATGACGGTCAGCGCTGCAAGGTCAGCAAGATGGTTGAACAGGGCGCCACCCTAACCATTCGCCAAGGCTTTGATGAAAAAGAGGTGGTGGTCGAAGCCGTCTCCGACCAGCGCCGCGGTGCGCCACAAGCACAGCTGTTGTACTCAGAAACGCCGGCCAGCATCAAACGTCGCATGGATGACAGCGAGCGCCGCAAGATCATGCGTGCCTCCAGCCTCATTCCCGATCATAAACCGAACAAAAAAGAGCGTCGCGATATGCGCCGCTTTGAAAGCAAACAGGAATACTGA
- the hslO gene encoding Hsp33 family molecular chaperone HslO, producing the protein MSSADQLQRFSFDGTNIRGEIAHLNDSYREVLARHQYPAVIARAVGELMAATALMSGSLKFAGRLTLQVRLTGSVSLLQAETNEQGQLRAIARYDEQLGDDELDFANGQLVITIEPEQGQRYQGITAIEGNHIGQALSDYFEQSEQLGSRFWLMCDGHSAAGFMLQKMPAAKEEDPDAWDRLTHLASTIKEEELLQLASEQLLHRLYHEEDVRVYPASALSFLCTCSQERIANALHQLGYEELQGIIAEQGNIAINCEFCQQLYRFEQHDVEQLFPERQQH; encoded by the coding sequence ATGAGCAGCGCCGACCAGCTTCAACGCTTCAGCTTTGATGGCACCAACATTCGCGGCGAAATCGCCCACTTAAACGACAGCTACCGCGAAGTGCTGGCGCGCCATCAGTACCCTGCTGTGATTGCCCGCGCCGTGGGTGAGCTAATGGCCGCCACCGCGTTAATGAGCGGCAGTCTGAAGTTTGCTGGTCGCCTGACCTTACAAGTTCGCCTCACTGGCAGCGTGTCGTTGTTGCAAGCCGAGACCAACGAGCAAGGCCAGTTGCGCGCCATTGCCCGCTACGACGAGCAGCTGGGCGACGATGAGTTGGACTTTGCCAACGGCCAACTGGTGATCACCATCGAGCCGGAGCAAGGCCAGCGCTACCAGGGCATCACTGCCATCGAAGGCAATCATATCGGCCAAGCGCTGAGTGATTATTTTGAACAATCCGAGCAGCTTGGCAGCCGCTTCTGGTTGATGTGTGATGGCCATAGCGCCGCCGGCTTTATGCTGCAAAAAATGCCCGCCGCGAAAGAAGAAGACCCGGACGCCTGGGATCGACTGACCCATCTGGCCAGCACCATCAAGGAAGAAGAATTGCTGCAGTTAGCCTCAGAGCAACTGCTGCATCGCCTGTACCATGAGGAAGACGTGCGCGTATATCCGGCTTCAGCACTGTCCTTTCTATGCACCTGCAGCCAAGAACGCATTGCCAACGCCTTGCATCAGCTGGGCTATGAAGAGCTGCAAGGCATCATTGCAGAGCAGGGCAACATCGCCATCAACTGCGAATTTTGCCAACAGCTGTACCGCTTTGAG